In Oncorhynchus gorbuscha isolate QuinsamMale2020 ecotype Even-year linkage group LG02, OgorEven_v1.0, whole genome shotgun sequence, a single genomic region encodes these proteins:
- the apool gene encoding MICOS complex subunit MIC27, whose amino-acid sequence MAATVVKLAVIPAAMGLASFRVYAMSQYKTETVLLSPRELSIYAPDPTTMHYMNEQPGALQNGLGVVRVGLQPYVTAVKNAYTSVKVGAVTVYTAGHDTYEFLRDPSPGFMPRVGVITVSGLAGLILARKGSRLMRLGVPLGMATVGTSVCYPTQTVGVVKITGQKMYAASQYTTSSMASIFKSKPKEVTPPTVSLEQAAQATIPEPEVSEAKTLPEAESSEPATPAVDKASPTEPSSASGPVEGAPSVVEPAPQSTTEVAPAEGSIDTEPTAAEPEAVTVVEQEAVQTALVPAPAPPVEEAAEEIPAPAPVEAVPVPPPAAEVIPLPPPAEETELPPPAPVEDAVPSPPAPVEAAAPSPPAPVEEDAAPSPPAPVEEDAAPSPPAPVEEDAAPSPPAPVEENAAPSPPAPVEEDAAPSPPVAEEAAPAPIEGVADPPPVAEETAPAPVDEATPPATTEEPSGIVTKTAGKLKFAPDPKLIDLGQANPEDADLYSTRG is encoded by the exons ATGGCTGCCACG gTAGTGAAGCTGGCGGTGATCCCAGCAGCAATGGGATTGGCCTCATTTCGAGTTTATGCCATGAGTCAGTACAAAACAGAGACTGTGCTGCTCTCCCCTAGAGAG TTGTCCATCTATGCTCCAGACCCTACAACAATGCACTACATGAATGAGCAGCCTGGAGCTCTGCAGAACGGGCTCGGTGTGGTCCGGGTGGGGCTGCAACCATACGTTACTGCCGTTAAG AATGCTTATACCTCTGTCAAGGTCGGAGCTGTAACAGTCTATACTGCTGGACACG ATACATATGAGTTCCTGAGAGATCCTTCTCCTGGTTTTATGCCGAGGGTCGGTGTAATCACAGTCTCTGGGTTAGCGGGTCTGATCCTGGCAAGGAAAG GGTCACGTCTGATGAGGCTGGGGGTTCCTCTGGGTATGGCCACTGTAGGCACTTCCGTGTGCTACCCCACTCAGACAGTGGGTGTTGTAAAG ATCACGGGGCAGAAGATGTATGCAGCAAGCCAGTACACTACATCATCTATGGCATCCATATTTAAATCAAAGCCCAAAGAAGTAACCCCCCCAACTGTCAGTCTTGAG caAGCCGCCCAAGCTACCATCCCTGAACCAGAAGTATCAGAGGCAAAGACCCTCCCTGAAGCTGAATCATCTGAACCAGCCACGCCTGCTGTTGACAAGGCTTCCCCCACTGAACCTAGTTCTGCCTCAGGCCCCGTAGAAGGTGCTCCATCTGTGGTCgaacctgcccctcagtccaccaCAGAGGTGGCCCCTGCAGAGGGTTCTATTGACACTGAGCCTACTGCAGCTGAACCTGAGGCAGTCACAGTGGTGGAGCAAGAGGCTGTTCAGACGGCCCTTGTGCCTGCCCCTGCACCTCCTGTTGAGGAAGCTGCTGAAGAGATTCCTGCACCTGCCCCTGTTGAGGCTGTCCCTGTACCTCCCCCAGCAGCGGAAGTTATTCCTCTCCCACCTCCTGCTGAAGAGACAGAGCTTCCACCCCCTGCACCTGTTGAGGATGCTGTTCCTTCACCCCCTGCACCTGTTGAGGCTGCTGCTCCTTCACCCCCTGCACCTGTTGAGGAGGATGCTGCTCCTTCACCCCCTGCACCTGTTGAGGAGGATGCTGCTCCTTCACCCCCTGCACCTGTTGAGGAGGATGCTGCTCCTTCACCCCCTGCACCTGTTGAGGAGAATGCTGCTCCTTCACCCCCTGCACCTGTTGAGGAGGATGCTGCTCCTTCACCCCCGGTAGCAGAAGAGGCTGCCCCTGCACCTATAGAGGGGGTTGCTGACCCACCTCCTGTAGCTGAAGAGACTGCACCTGCTCCTGTTGACGAGGCTACTCCTCCAGCTACAACAGAGGAGCCATCTGGGATTGTAACAAAAACTGCTG GGAAACTCAAATTTGCACCAGACCCTAAGTTAATTGACCTTGGCCAGGCCAACCCTGAGGATGCGGACCTGTACAGCACGCGTGGATGA